Part of the Thermus neutrinimicus genome, CAGGTGTTGGAGCAGGTTTTCCAGGCTTCCAAACTCCCGGATCAGCTTGGCCGCAGTCTTCTCCCCGATGCCCTTCACGCCGGGGATGTTGTCGGAAGGGTCCCCGGCCAAGGCCCGGTAGTCCACCCACTGGGAGGGCTTAAGCCCGTACCTCTCCCAAAGCCATTCCGGGGTGATCAGGTGCCCCTCCGGGTGGAGGATGGAGATCCGGTCCGAAAGAAGCTGGTAGAGGTCCCGGTCCGCGGTGAGGATGCGCACCTCGTAGCCCTCCCCCTCCGCCTTCTTGGCCAGGGTGGCCAGGACGTCGTCCGCCTCAAAGCCCGGCACCTCGAGGCGCATGAGCCCCATTAGGTCCACCAGTTCCTTGATGAGGGCAAGCTGCCGGGGAAAATCCTCGGGGGTAGGGGCCCGCCCCGCCTTGTAGGCCTCGTAGGCCTGGTGGCGGAAGGAGGGGGCCTTGGCGTCAAACACCACCATCACCACATCCCCGTCTTCCTTTAGCGCCTTCAACAAGCTCTTGGCAAAGCCGTACACCGCCTGGACCGGCTCCCCGCGGCTGGTGGTGAGGCCCTTTAGGGCAAAAAAGGTGCGGTAGGCCAGGTGGTGGCCGTCCACCAGAAGCACCCGGCCCTTGGGCTCAAAGAGGGGCAGCATCGCCCTTATGCTACCCTAGCCCTCCGCGTACGCCTGCCCCCGGGTGAGGTCTCTGAGCTCCTGCAAAAAGGCCTCCCTTTCCTCCGCGGGAACCCTTAGGCAAAACCGCACCCCTTCCGCCAGGTACTCCTCCGAAGCCCTCCAGGAGCGGGCGGCTAAAAGCCTGTGCACCCGGCCCACCTGGGAAAAAGGGACCACAAACCGCACCTCTTCCCACTGCGTCAAGGGCACCTTGGGAGCCCGTCGCAGGGCCTCCGCGGCCACCCCCCCGTAGGCCCGGACAAGCCCCCCGGCTCCCAGCTTGACCCCGCCGAAGTAACGCACCACCAAAACCACCACCCGGTCCAGCCCTTGGGCCTCAATGGCGTGGAGGATGGGCTTACCCGCTGTGCCCGCGGGCTCGCCGTCGTCAGAGAAGCGGTAGAGGTTGCCCAGCTTGTACGCATAGCAGTTGTGGGTGGCCTGGGGTTCCCGCTGGGCCTGCAAAAAGGCCAAGGCTTCCTCCTCCGAGGCCACCGGGGCCGCCTTGGCGATGAAGCGGCTCTTCTGAATGTTTTCCTCGTGAACCACCGGGGCCGCCAGGGTATAGGCCATTCACTCCCCCTCCAGGGCCTGGCGGGCCGCCTCCTCCATGCCCTTGGGGTCAGGGAGAAGGCCTGTCCAGATGCGGAAGGCCAAGGCCCCCTGCCAGGCCAGCATGCCTAACCCCGTCTGCACCCCTAGGCCCCTTTCCTTGGCCTCCTTGAGAAACCGGGTCCACAGGGGGCGGTAAACGAGATCCACCGCCGCCCCCTCCTCGGGGAAAAGCTCGGCCGGCAAGGGGGTGGCTAGCGGATCCCTAAGCCCCACGCTGGTGGCGTTGACCAGGAGCCTGGCCTCCCGGGCCCGTTCCAAGGGAACCGGCTTTAGTCCAAACTCCTCCGCCAGGGCCTTGGCCTTTTCCCAGGTGCGGTTCCAGATCCAGACCTCGAGGCCCGCCCCCCTCAAGGCCCAGGCCACCGCCCGCCCCGCACCCCCTGCCCCCAGGACCAAGGCGGGGCCCACGAGGGGGATCCCCCCGGCCCCCAGGGCCCGCAAAAACCCTGGGGCATCGGTGTTGAAGCCAAGGAGCCTCCCCTCCACGGAAAGCACCGTGTTCACCGCCCCGATGGCCCGGGCCTCTGGGGCCACCCAGTCCAAGAGGGGCAAGGCCGCCTCCTTAAGGGGGATGGTCAGGTTCACGCCCCGGTATTCCCGGCGCACCTCCTCCAGGCGGTCCCTCAGGGCCTCGAGGGGGGTCTCCAAGGCCTCGTAGCTGCCCTCGAGACCAAAGGACCTTAAGGCGTACCGGTGCATGGCCGGGGACAGGGAATGGGCTATGGGTTTGCCCAACACCGCCAGGCGCAGCATGAATCCCAGGATACCCCACCCCACTCCCCGCCCAAGCCGTATAGAATGGAGGCGGTGAAAAGGCTCCTTGCCCTATGCCTCCTCCTCCCCCTGGCCCTAGGGAAGACCTATCTCGTGCCCATCCAGGGGGAGATTGACCCCGCCTTGGCGGTCTTTGTGGAGCAGGCCCTAACCCGCGCCGAGCGGGAAGGGGCAAGCGGCGTGGCCTTCCTCATCGACACCCCGGGGGGCCGGGTGGACGCCGCCATCCGCATCTCCGACCGGATCCTGCAAACCCCCCTTCCCACCCTGGCCGTGGTGCAAAACGCCTTTTCCGCTGGGGCCCTAATCGCCCTTTCCTGCCGGCAGGTGGCCATGCTGCCGGGCTCGGAGATCGGCGCAGCCCTCCCGGTGGTGGCCCTGCCCCTGCAACAACCCCAGGCGGCGGACCAGAAGATCATCTCTGCCCTCAAGGGGAAGTTCCGCGCGGTGGCCGAGGCTCGGGGAAGGCCGGTGGAGCTGGCGGAGGCCATGGTGGACCCCAGCCTGGAAATCCCCGGGCTTTCCGCCAAGGGGGAGCCCCTCACCCTCTCCGCCGACAAGGCGGTGGAGCTCAAGGTGGCGGACTTTAAGGCGGGAAGCCTGGCCGAGGCCCTGCGGCAGGCGGGGTATAGCCTGGAGACGGAAAGGCTCGAGCCCGGCCCTAGGGTGCAGGTGGCCCGGTTCCTCACCAGCTCCACCGTGGCGGGGCTTCTTTTGGCCCTCGGGCTTCTCCTTCTCCTCCTCGAGCTTTTCACCCCGGGCTTCGGGGTCATGGGGGCCCTGGGCCTGGCCTTTTTGGCCCTTTACTTCGCCGGGGGATGGCTCGCCGGGCTTTCCGGGGCCTTCGAGCTGGTTCTCTTCTTTCTGGGGGTAGCCCTCCTCCTGGCCGAGGCCTTCCTCTTCCCCGGGTTTGGCATCGCGGGCGCCTTGGGGGTGGGATCCATCCTGGCCTCCGTGTACTTCACCTTTGGGGAGAACGCCCTCTTGGTCATCGCCATCGCGGTGATCGCCTTTGGCCTTGGTCTTCTTTTGGTCTTCCGCTTCCTGCCCAGGACCCGGCCGGCAAGGGCCTTGGTGCTGGAAAGCGCCATCGCGGAGCACGCCACGGGGGACGAGGTGGAGGTGGGCGCCATCGGCGTGGCCCTCACCGACCTGAGGCCCGGCGGGGTGGCCCGCTTCGGCAACAAGCGCATCGATGTGGTGGCCAACCGGGGTTTCCTGCCCAAGGGCACCACCTTAAGGGTGGTGGAGGTCAGGGGACCCACGGTGGTGGTGGAAGCCTTGGAGGAATGATATGGAAGGACTCGGTGTGCTCTTTCTGGCCTTTGTTGTTCTCATCCTCGTTTTTCTCTTCTTCAGCTTCATCCCGGTAGGCCTCTGGATCTCCGCCTGGGCCGCAGGGGTCAGGGTACCCTTGATCACCCTGGTGGCCATGCGCCTAAGGCGGGTTCCCCCGGCCAAGATCATCTACCCCCTCATCAAGGCCACCAAGGCGGGGCTGGACGTCCGCCTGGACCGCCTCGAGGCCCACTACCTGGCCGGGGGCAATGTGGACCGGGTGGTGGATGCCCTCATCGCCGCCGACAAGGCGGGCATCAAGCTCTCCTTTGACCGGGCGGCGGCCATCGACCTGGCGGGACGGGATGTGCTGGAGGCGGTGCGGGTCTCCGTGAACCCCAAGGTGATCCAGACCCCCATGGTGGCCGCGGTGGCCAAGGACGGGATCCAGCTTCTGGCCACCGCCCGGGTAACGGTGAGGGCCAACATCGACCGCCTGGTGGGCGGGGCCGGGGAGGAGACCATCATCGCCCGGGTGGGGGAAGGCATCGTGACCACCATCGGCAGCGCCAACTCCCACAAGGAGGTCCTGGAAAACCCGGATCGCATCAGCAAAACCGTGCTGGAAAAGGGCCTGGACGCCGGCACCGCCTTTGAGATCCTCTCCGTGGACATCGCCGATGTGGACGTGGGCAAGAACATCGGGGCCCAGCTCCAGATCGACCAGGCGGAGGCCGACAAGAAGATCGCCCAGGCCAAGGCGGAGGAACGCCGGGCCATGGCGGTGGCCGCGGAGCAGGAGAACCGGGCCCTGGTGGAGGCCATGCGGGCCAAGCTGGTGGAGGCCCAGGCCCAGGTGCCCCTGGCCCTGGCGGAGGCCTTGCGGGCGGGAAGGCTTGGGGTTATGGACTACTACCGCCTGAAGAACATTGAGGCCGACACGGACATGCGGGAGTCCATCAGCCGGGCCGCCAAGCCCGAGGGTGAGGAATGAGCCTAGACGACCTCCTGGGTCTCCTTTTCCTCCTCTTCTTCATCGTCATCCCGGCCCTGCAGGGCCTAAGCCGCCGGGGCCAGCCTCCCCCCACCCCCCCGGGCTTTCCCGAGGAGCTGCCCGTACCCGAACCCCCGCCCCGCCCCAAGCCCAAGGCCAAGCCCAAGCCCAAGGTCCCGCCGCCCTCGTCCCTTCCCCCACCCAGGAAGCCGGAGGCGGAGAGTCTAGAGCGGCCCTCCAGCCTCGAGCGGCAACCCTTGGAGGTGCGGTTCCGCGAGGCATCCCCGCCGGAGGAGGAGGGAAAGAAGCCCCCGCGGAAAAAACTCCTCACCACCGATAGGGAAAGCATCTTGAAAGGGGTGATATGGCACGAAATCCTGAAGAAGCCCAAAGGCTGGTGATCCCCCTAAAACCAGAGGAAACCCTGGCCTTTTTAGGCCAGGCGGACCGGAACCTAAAAAAGCTCCGCTCCCTCTTGCGGGAGGCTTTCGGCGATCGGCTTAAGCTCATCATGCGGGGCAACCAGGTGGAGCTGGAGGGCGAAGGGGAGGCGGTGGAGGTGGCCCACCGGGCGGTACGGGACCTTTTGGCCCTCCTAAGGCAGGGAGCCGAGCTGGACCCCCCCACCCTGGAACAGGCGGTGGCCCTGGCCCTGCAAGGGGAGGGTCTGTACCAGGCCACCAGCCCGGAGACCGAGCTCGCGCTACCGGGGCGTCTCAGGCCCAAAACCCCTGGGCAAAGGCGGTACGTGGAAGCCATCGCCCACCACGACATCACCTTTGGGGTAGGCCCCGCGGGCACCGGCAAAACCTATTTGGCGGTGGCCATGGCGGTGAGCCACCTCCGGGCCAAAAGGGTTAAGCGCATCATCCTCACCCGGCCGGCGGTGGAGGCAGGGGAGAAGCTGGGGTTCTTGCCGGGGGACATCCAGGCCAAGGTGGACCCCTATCTCCGCCCCCTTTACGACGCCCTCTTTGACATGATCGACGCCGAACGCTTTGAGCAGTACCTCCAGTCCGGGATCATCGAGGTGGCCCCTTTGGCCTTCATGCGGGGCCGCACCCTCAACGACGCCTTCATCATCCTGGACGAGGCCCAAAACACCACCCCGGAGCAGATGAAGATGTTCCTCACCCGCATGGGCTTCTCCTCCAAGATGGTCATCACCGGGGACATCACCCAGATCGACCTCCCCAAGCACCAAAGGTCGGGGCTGGTGGAGGCCATCCGCATCCTCGAGGGCATTGAGGGCATCGCCTTCGTGTATTTCAAGGAATCCGACGTGGTGCGCCATCCCCTGGTGGCCCGCATCATCAAGGCCTACGAGGAAGCCGAGCGTGGTGGAGATCGTAGCCAATAAGCGTACCCCCCGGGGCCTCATCCCCAGGCTCCGCCGGGCCCTTATTGCCCTGATGGAGGAGCTGGGCGTGGGGGACAAGGCGGTCACGGTCATCCTCACCGGGGACCGCAGGATCCGGATCCTCAAGCGGCAGTGGTGGGGAGAGGATGAGGCCACGGACGTCCTTTCCTTTCCCCACTACGAGCCGGGGGACCCCTTCATACCCCCCCACCTGGGGGATATCTGGATCAGCCTGGACACCGCAAGGAGGCAGGCGGAGGAACGAGGGACTTCCCTGGAGGAGGAGGTGCTGGTCCTGGCGGCCCATGGGCTATGGCACCTCCTGGGCCATGACCACCAGCAGGAGGAGGATTGGGAGGGGTTCCGCCGCGTCCAAGAGAGGATCCTCAGCCTCTAAAAGGGGTTTGGCGCTCCCTGGGCTACGCCTGGGAGGGCGTTTTGTACGCCTGGCGGGTGCAGCGCAACTTCCGCCTCGAGGCCTACCTGGCCCTTCTGGCCCTGGGGCTTGCCCTCTGGCTGGAGGTGAACCCGGTGCCGGTGCTATTGGTCAGCGCCCTGGTGCTTTCCCTGGAGCTCATGAACACTGCCCTCGAGGCCCTGGCCGACCTGGTGAGCCCGGTATTCCATCCCCTGGTCAAAAGGGCTAAGGACACCGCGGCGGCGGCGGTGCTCTTGGCCAGCTTCCTCGCCCTCCTCATGGGCCTCTACCTCTTTCTACCTCCCCTCCTGGCCCGCTTTGGGCTAAGCTAAAGGTATGGACCACGAGGAAAGGGAGATGATCCTGGAGATCTTTCCAGGCACTCCCCCAGAGCTTCTCCCCATTGGGGA contains:
- a CDS encoding IMPACT family protein, which translates into the protein MAYTLAAPVVHEENIQKSRFIAKAAPVASEEEALAFLQAQREPQATHNCYAYKLGNLYRFSDDGEPAGTAGKPILHAIEAQGLDRVVVLVVRYFGGVKLGAGGLVRAYGGVAAEALRRAPKVPLTQWEEVRFVVPFSQVGRVHRLLAARSWRASEEYLAEGVRFCLRVPAEEREAFLQELRDLTRGQAYAEG
- the aroE gene encoding shikimate dehydrogenase, which encodes MLRLAVLGKPIAHSLSPAMHRYALRSFGLEGSYEALETPLEALRDRLEEVRREYRGVNLTIPLKEAALPLLDWVAPEARAIGAVNTVLSVEGRLLGFNTDAPGFLRALGAGGIPLVGPALVLGAGGAGRAVAWALRGAGLEVWIWNRTWEKAKALAEEFGLKPVPLERAREARLLVNATSVGLRDPLATPLPAELFPEEGAAVDLVYRPLWTRFLKEAKERGLGVQTGLGMLAWQGALAFRIWTGLLPDPKGMEEAARQALEGE
- a CDS encoding NfeD family protein → MEAVKRLLALCLLLPLALGKTYLVPIQGEIDPALAVFVEQALTRAEREGASGVAFLIDTPGGRVDAAIRISDRILQTPLPTLAVVQNAFSAGALIALSCRQVAMLPGSEIGAALPVVALPLQQPQAADQKIISALKGKFRAVAEARGRPVELAEAMVDPSLEIPGLSAKGEPLTLSADKAVELKVADFKAGSLAEALRQAGYSLETERLEPGPRVQVARFLTSSTVAGLLLALGLLLLLLELFTPGFGVMGALGLAFLALYFAGGWLAGLSGAFELVLFFLGVALLLAEAFLFPGFGIAGALGVGSILASVYFTFGENALLVIAIAVIAFGLGLLLVFRFLPRTRPARALVLESAIAEHATGDEVEVGAIGVALTDLRPGGVARFGNKRIDVVANRGFLPKGTTLRVVEVRGPTVVVEALEE
- the floA gene encoding flotillin-like protein FloA (flotillin-like protein involved in membrane lipid rafts); protein product: MEGLGVLFLAFVVLILVFLFFSFIPVGLWISAWAAGVRVPLITLVAMRLRRVPPAKIIYPLIKATKAGLDVRLDRLEAHYLAGGNVDRVVDALIAADKAGIKLSFDRAAAIDLAGRDVLEAVRVSVNPKVIQTPMVAAVAKDGIQLLATARVTVRANIDRLVGGAGEETIIARVGEGIVTTIGSANSHKEVLENPDRISKTVLEKGLDAGTAFEILSVDIADVDVGKNIGAQLQIDQAEADKKIAQAKAEERRAMAVAAEQENRALVEAMRAKLVEAQAQVPLALAEALRAGRLGVMDYYRLKNIEADTDMRESISRAAKPEGEE
- a CDS encoding PhoH family protein gives rise to the protein MARNPEEAQRLVIPLKPEETLAFLGQADRNLKKLRSLLREAFGDRLKLIMRGNQVELEGEGEAVEVAHRAVRDLLALLRQGAELDPPTLEQAVALALQGEGLYQATSPETELALPGRLRPKTPGQRRYVEAIAHHDITFGVGPAGTGKTYLAVAMAVSHLRAKRVKRIILTRPAVEAGEKLGFLPGDIQAKVDPYLRPLYDALFDMIDAERFEQYLQSGIIEVAPLAFMRGRTLNDAFIILDEAQNTTPEQMKMFLTRMGFSSKMVITGDITQIDLPKHQRSGLVEAIRILEGIEGIAFVYFKESDVVRHPLVARIIKAYEEAERGGDRSQ
- the ybeY gene encoding rRNA maturation RNase YbeY, with amino-acid sequence MVEIVANKRTPRGLIPRLRRALIALMEELGVGDKAVTVILTGDRRIRILKRQWWGEDEATDVLSFPHYEPGDPFIPPHLGDIWISLDTARRQAEERGTSLEEEVLVLAAHGLWHLLGHDHQQEEDWEGFRRVQERILSL
- a CDS encoding diacylglycerol kinase yields the protein MGGVPPRPREDPQPLKGVWRSLGYAWEGVLYAWRVQRNFRLEAYLALLALGLALWLEVNPVPVLLVSALVLSLELMNTALEALADLVSPVFHPLVKRAKDTAAAAVLLASFLALLMGLYLFLPPLLARFGLS